From bacterium:
TCGAGGATATAAATTAAATTCCGCTTGTGAAACGATAGATCAACTAGGGCCGGATTATGATATACGACTTTGGAAAAAGAAGGGTAAATTTCTAGCCTCGACATTAACTTATGATCAGAAGCGTCGTAAGTGGCGCTGCATTCAATCTCGCAATGTTAAAATGCTAAGCATGGATTTTATAAGCTATATTTCTTATAAGATTAAAGAAACTCGACTAGAAATTTTTACTGATTTGACCAATAATGATGAAGATTTTCAGGGGCTTTTGCTTGTAAACGATACTCTAGCTCGAGACATTAGCTGCGTAAAAATCACGAAATAATTTACATTTAGCACTAAATATGTCATAATTACGCTCCTAATTTCGTTCTTTTAAATTTTTATTCTGAGTAATGTTTCTCTTTCTTTATCCAAGCCAAATCATTGGCCTGGATAAAGATGCGTCATGCATTAAGGTTTTCTGCTCTGGTTCAGTAAATTTCCTCCCTTAAATTGTTTAGTAAATTTAAGGGAGGAAGCTCTAACTAGAGCTCACCCGAATACGTATGAAAAAGTTGATACTCGTAATCTCAACCCTTTGCCTTCTGATCGCCGCCCTCACCGGATGTGGCGGATCAGGAGCCTCGACAGTCATCCCACCAAGGGATGAAACCTATAGGTCTCTCGGCATTCTCGTTTCGTCGAGTCACAATTCGTCGACTAGCCAAATCACGAGTTACAATCTCGTGCTTACGCAGCCCGGATTTTATCGTGTAACCTATACGGACTTGAACAACGGAGAGACGACCTCGTTGATTTCGTTTCTCGACGAGGGACAAGTGAGTCGCGAAGAAAACTGGAATCCCGATAAGCCGATTTTCTTCGAGCAGGCAACCGTGCGAATTGAAAAATGGGATCTCAACTCGCCACCTGCACCTAGCGCGCGCGAAAACTATCTCAACGAAGGTCGATTCTGGAGGAGCGCGGAGGAGGAAGATCAGGCACCTAAGGCAGGCAGGAACCTGGAGCGCATTCTCCAGCCAAGTATGCCATAACGATGTTTTTTGGGCCCAGTTGCAGTTTACTTTTGGGCCCAAAAATGTTTCTTAATGACGCGTCTTATCTTTAATATTTTATTTGAGTAGAAGCGAGTGATAGCACTTGAAAAAATATTTTAACATACTAGTATTTCCGATCTTGGCATTCCTTGCCTTTCGTTATTTTTCAAACGATCCACGCAAAGAAATTGAAAAATTAATAACAGAGGCGGCACGCAAGGCCTCATTCGAAGGCCAAGCTCAGCCAATTGAAGCTGCGTTTTACGCCAAAGAAATCCTAAACTTTGCAACCGAAGACCTGCATCTCTTAGGACACACCGACCAAGGCGACCACGCAGTGCAAGGCATTAAGGAAATTAGGCCTGGACTAATTACTGCTCGGACTAAACTCGATCAACTAGCTGTGCATGTAAAAGATTTTAAAATTGAACTAACAAGTCAAGACAAAGCAACCGCTCAGTTGGTAATTCGCGGCATGGGCAAAGAGCCCGGACGCACAGATTATTTTCTCGAAGAACATCCAATTTTACTGAAGTTAACAAAAAGCCAAGGTCAGTGGTTGATATATTACGGCGAGAATAGCGATAAGCTAGTAACAAAATAAAGTTCCTAAACTTGTTTCTCATGTCGCGAATAAATTGAAGTAATCGCTAAAATATAACCCAGATAGTAAAAAGCAATCATTCGCACTTCGCCATCACCATAGTTATACTCAGCTAAGCCAGCAACCTGCCAACCAACTAATGTGGCAGTCAAGGCTAGTAAACAGAGTGCTAGCGATTTTGCAGTTTGATCATCCATATTGCGCAGTTTACTAAATCCACTAAAGCCAAGTTTGAAAATGGCAAACATCCACCAAATAAAAACTAGCGAACCCATAATGCCGCTTTCAGCTGCGATATTTAAGATGTTATTATGCAAATGCCGGTGCGCCTCTGGTAAGGTTGGGTCTAACTCGCGCATGAACTTTGCATTACGCACACCTAGTCCTAATGGATAGCGCTGAATGATTTCTAGTCCAAGTGACCACATACTTTTGCGCCCACCAGCAATCGAGAAATGATCGGAAACTTGAAAAAGTCGATCCTGCACAGGATTAAAAGCGACCAAAACAAGTAGAGAAGTAAGCAAAGCCCCAATACCCAGTCTACGAGAAACCGCAAAGCTAACCAGCATGATTAATATAAAAACACCAAGCCAAGGACCACGTTTGAGGTTAATTAAAAGGGCTAAAGCAATCAGCGAGCCTGCTGTAATAATAAAGCGCTGAAACCAAGGATTTGAGTATTTGGCGAAATCAAAGGCTCTGAAAGCAGCTAAACCTTTGTAACTAGTATAGGCAAAAATCACCAAGATACTCAGAATGAAAATCAATTTAACTGCGCGTGGCAGCGCAGGAATATTAAGTAAATGTGCCCAAGCGCAAACTAATCCTGTCACCGCACAGTAAAGACCAATGCCCAGCCCAATCACGGGCCTACGCTCTAGCTTCCTTTGCTCAAAACGTGTGAGCAGTAGTAAGAAAATTAAGGCACCAAAGACAAGCAGCACTTGTCCAGCTTCTGTGACTGGACCAGGTGGTTTCAGCGCACTCTTGCTTAGTAGTAGTTCGGGGAAAGACAGTTCAATCACTGAATGTAGTGCCGCAAGCGCCTGGCCAATCAGTAATAGACAACAGTAAAAACTGATTCTGCCCAAGAGTTCCTGTGGCTTAATGTCTGGAGCAGAAAGGATTTGATAGACGACGAAAGGCACGGAGAGATAGATCGCAACCTTTACTAATTCAAATACCGAATTCATCGAGCCCAGCCCAATACAGGTAGCAATCGTAGAAAAAAGAAACCAAACCAGCATCGGAGTAGCAATGCTAGCGATGACTGGATTTTGCTGCAGAACTCGAGCGGGGGATTTGAGTCTACCAGTCGAACAGAGAAATCCAAGCCAAGCAAGGGTAAGTATTACCAGGCAAGTATCAATCGCTGCAATCGAAAGCGGGGTGACTACTGAAAGGGTGGCCAGTAGGTAATGGCCAAGAGTGCCGAAGCGTTCTTCCGTCAATCTTGGAAGATGTTGTCGCATCTAGATTATTCGCTCGCAAACAGTTTGGCGCGAGCATATTCGCGGTTCATCTGCGCAATAAATTTAACACTGATTTCTTTCGGGCAAACTGCTTCGCATTCAAATTGGTTTGTGCACGCGCCAAAACCTTCTTGGTCCATTTGCTCAATCATTTTTCTGGCGCGAAGATTGCGTTCAGGTTGGCCTTGCGGCAAATATGCAAGATGAGAAATTTTTGCGGCAGTGAAGAGCATGGCGGAGCCATTTTTGCATGCAGCAACGCAAGCTCCACAGCCAATGCACTGCGCAGCGTCCATCGCAACATCTGCCGCAGTCTTTCCAATCGGCACCGAGTTTCCATCAGGAGCACTTCCAGCATTTACGGAAACGAATCCACCTGCTTGAATAATCCGGTCAAGCGCACCGCGGTCGACAATTAAGTCTTTAATCACTGGGAATGCAGCAGCACGCCAAGGCTCGATATAAATGTGATCACCATTGCTAAACGAGCGCATATGTAATTGACAAGTCGTGCAAGCTTTGCTCGGTCCATGGGCAATGCCATTAATCACCAAACAGCAGGTTCCGCAAATTCCTTCCAGACAATCGGCCTCAAAAGCTATTGGCTCCTCGCCCTTTTCCACTAAATCGCGGTTAACGCTTTTAAGCATTTCAATCAGAGACATGTCTGGGCTGATTTCACGAGCCGCGTATGTCACCATCTTCCCAGGGGTTGCGGCGTTTTTTTGTCTCCAGACATGAATTGTAAATTCCATTCCAGTAATCTCCCTCAAGCTGCTATCTATTTATAACTTCTTTCAACAAGCTTTGCGTTTTCAAATGTAAGTTGCTCGACGTGCCGCTCTGGAGATTTTTCAACCCCTTTAAATTCCCAGACTGCAGCATGTAAAAAGCGTGAGTCGTCACGCTTTGCTTCGCCCTCTTGTGTTTGATATTCTTCGCGGAAATGCCCACCGCAGGATTCTTCTCTAGTTAAAGCGTCCTGGCACATTAGCGCCGAGAACTCGAGAAAATCAGCAACGCGTCCCGCTTTTTCAAGCTCTTGATTGAGGTCCTCTCCTGAACCAGGAACTTTGACATTACTCCAAAACTCCTCGCGCAAGGCTGGGATTAATCCTAGCGCTTTCTTTAAGCCGGCTGCATTCCGTGCCATCCCACAGTAATCCCACATAATTCGACCAAGCTCGCCGTGGAAGGATTCAACCGAGCGCTTGCCATTAATATTAAGCAGTTGCTTGTTGACCGCAGTGACTCCAGATAACGCTGCATTAAACTCTGGGAGCGACGTTTCAAGCTTGCTTGGGCCAGTATTGGCTAAGTAGTTTGCTAGCGTATAGGGCAGAACAAAATATCCATCAGCTAAGCCTTGCATCAAGGCGCTTGCGCCGAGGCGATTCGCTCCATGGTCAGAAAAATTTGCTTCACCAATCACGAATAAGCCATCAATTGTGCTCATTAGATTATAATCAACCCATAGTCCACCCATGGTATAGTGTGGGGCAGGATAAATGCGCATCGGTACTTGGTAGGGGTTTTCCCCTGTGATGCGCTCGTACATGTCAAACAAGTTCCCGTAGCGCTGTTTGATCGTGGACTCACCAAGACGCTGAATTGAGTCACGGAAATCAAGATAAACACCTAGTCCGCCTGGCCCAATACCATTACCGTTATCGCAGGCCTCTTTGGCACTACGCGAAGCAATGTCGCGTGGCGCAAGATTGCCGTAACTTGGATACTTACGTTCTAGATAGTAATCACGCTCACTGTCGGGAATTGTTTGCGGCTGACGCTTGTCGCCCTTAGTTTTAGGAACCCAGATGCGCCCGTCATTTCTTAGTGACTCAGACATCAAGGTTAGTTTTGCTTGGTGTTCGCCGCTGACAGGAATACAGGTTGGATGAATTTGCGTGTAGCAAGGGTTTGCAAATCCAGCTCCGCGCTTGTAAGCGCGATATGTTGCTGTGACGTTACAACCTAGGGCATTTGTTGAAAGATAGAAAACGTTAGAATAGCCCCCTGTCGCTAGCACTACAGCATGCGCTGCAAAGGACTCAATTTCACCGTTCAGAAGATTTCTGCAGATAATGCCCTTGGCTTTATTGTTGCTGACAACGAGATCGAGCATTTCTCGACGAGTCATCATTTTTACATTTCCAAGGCTGATCTGTCTGCTTAACGAGGCATAAGCACCAAGCAGTAGCTGCTGTCCGGTTTGACCGCGGGCATAAAAAGTGCGCGACACTTGAGCGCCGCCAAAAGATCGATTTGCCAGTGTGCCGCCATATTCACGTGCAAAAGGCACTCCCTGAGCAACGCACTGGTCAATAATCGAAGCACTGACTTCGGCTAAACGATAAACATTGGCCTCACGTGCACGGAAGTCACCACCCTTGATCGTGTCATGAAATAAACGCCAAACGTTATCACCGTCATTTTGGTAATTCTTTGCGGCATTGATTCCACCTTGAGCAGCAACGCTATGGGCGCGACGTGGTGAATCATGAAAGCAAAAACAATAAACTTGATACCCAAGCTCTCCGAGGGTTGACGCAGCAGATGCTCCAGCAAGTCCAGAACCAACTACGATTACCGAATACTTACGGCGGTTGTTAGGTGCAACAAGCTTTGATTCATTTTTATGCTTGGTCCATTTCTCAGCCAGTGGACCAGAGGGGATCTTTGCATTTAATTCCATTAGTAGTGAACTCCAGGAGGTAGCGAGATGATTTCTAGTAAAACAGCAATGGGAATTGAGATGTAGCCTAGATAAATAAGCCCGGCGATGGCAGGTCCAACTAGCCTCAACTGCTGAGTGTACTTTTGACTGTAAAATCCAAGTGACTGGAGGAAACTCGGAATGCCATGACTTAAATGTAAGCACACTGCAGTTAGTGCGAGAATGTAGGTGAAGGCAATAATTGGATTGGAAAAACCAAGGACAACCATGGAAAAAACATCGTGGCGGCCTTGCTGGTCGTGCAGATTCGCAAATTCTGGATTGATTAGCGTCCAGGTAAAATGTGCAAGGTGAAAGAGCACAAAAAAGAAAATTACAGAGCCTCCACCGAACATTACCCGTGAAGCAAAACTTGCTTGTACGGTGTTTTGATAAGCATAGACTACCGGCCGGGCATTAGTATTTTTGCGCTTGAGTTTAATTGCACTGATCACGTGCGTTAAAAAAATTGCAATTAGTCCAATGCGTGCAATCCATAAAAGGCCGCCAAGTTCTTCAAGTAACTCAGCGTATTCGTTCAACGCGTTTTGCCCGAGGAAAATTTGCAAATTCCCCAGTAAGTGAAAAATTATAAATAATACTAAGCCGATACCCGTAATTCCCATCAGGAATTTCAGGCCAATGGAGCTTGAGAAAAAGCACGAAGCTTTATCGAGATCTGCTCTGAGTGGTTGAGCTTGAGTGGCCATGCTAATACCTTATCTAAAGACTATTTCTTGCTGTTGAATTTCCTAACTGTTCTTCCTGCAGAATTTTCCTACACTGTGCGCAGTTTAGGAAATAGAGAATCTCTGCGAAGTAAGACTACCATAAAGAGCACAGCTGCATAGATCAACTGTCGCATTGGACCGAGAATACTTGAGTCAATTTCAAATTGACGGATTGGTTCAGGCAAAAGCGTAAGAAAGATTACACCAAATAATGCTCCCCAAAAAGATCCAGGTTTACCGATAATTACGGCAGAAAGTATAAAAATCATCTCTGAAGAACTGAAGGAACTTGGGTCAATATAGTTGATATAATAAGCATAAAGCGAGCCAGCAATTCCCGCAAAGATTGATGAAATAACAAAACAAATAATTCGTGCGTGCTTGGCATTCTTGCCTAAGGCGAGTGCTGCAGACTCGTTTTCACCGAGGGCACGTAGGGTCAAGGCTAGGGGGCTTTTAAAGACAAAGTAAACAATTGTTAGTGATAAAAATACAAATACAAGTGCTAGATATAAAAAATTGATGTTCTCATAAAAATTAATACCAAAAAGTTCTGGTCGCGGAATTCCTGGAATGCCAAGCACTCCACGCGTCAGGCTTTTCCAGTTAATTAAAAGAGCAGCGACAATCGAGTGAAAGGCAAGTGTGCCAATTGCGAAATAATCTCCAGAAAGTCGCAAAGAGATTGCGCCAACTAACAATGAAAGTATTGCTGGTAAAATCATACTGACGATCATGCAGGGCAGTGGACCTAGATTATAATTTACTGCCAGCAGAGCTGTGCCGTAGGCACCAAGTGCCCAGAAAGCAATGTGCGCAAGATTGAGCATGCGTGCTAGGCCAAATGAAATGTTATAGCTCGCAGCAAGAATTAAATAGATTGAGCAAAGTATCCCCAGGTGAATGTAATATTCCATACAGTTAACTTGAAAACACCTTAGACTTTCCGCAGTCGTTTCCCAAATATTCCAGTTGGGCGAACCAGTAACATCAAGAGGATAATGATAAATGCAACTGCATCCTTGTATCCAGCCGGGATACTATAACCGCCGATTTCAACGCCAAGTCCTAAATTTTCAACAAGTGCTAGAATGTAACTTCCGGCAACCGTGCCCCAGATATTGCCTAGCCCGCCAAGGATCATTGCCGCCAGCGCTTTAACAGTAAAAATTCCTCCCATTGTTGGTTGAATATTTGTTTCATAGCCGACAAGAATTCCCGCATAAGTAGCTAAGAGTGTGCCAATTAAAATTACGCTGAGCGTGAGGATTCTTCGATTAATTCCTAGGCTCTCTGCAGCAGCCGGGTGCTCGGCTAAGGCTCTAAGCATCCTACCATAGTAAGTAGTATGCACTACTAGTCCAAGTACTGAGAGAATGAACACGGCACTTGTAATAATAATAATTTGAATTGGGGTGATAAAAATTCCCCAGAACTCAATGCTTTCAACTGCTGACCCCGATGTAAATGATTTTACGTTTACGCCAAAAAAAATCGAAACAAGGGACTCAAGAATAATTGAAAGAGCAAGCGTGCTAACTAGTGGGAGTATGAAACTATGTTCTGTAAACGGTTCGATAAAAAGGCGTAGTGCGGTAATTGCAAATAGCGACATGCACCCCAGGCTCAAGATTCCCGCGGCAGGAACCGCTAGTTCTTGGCTGATATGGAAAAAATAAAAAAGGTAAGCCCCCAGCATTAAAACTTGCCCATGCGCAAAATTAAGAACTTTCAAAACGCCATACATTAAAGAAAATCCTGAACTGACGATGGCATAGATGCTGCCGGCTATCAGCGCATTAACTAACAGTTGCGGCATAATTTCCCACATCTTATGCAGCCTCGGTTGTCGTTACATTTTTGTGATCAGTGCCAAAGTAAATCTCTTGAAGGCGGGGGTCAGATCGCACTGACTCTGGGCTACCATCCATTACTACCTTCCCAGTATCTAGCACCAAAATACGAGGGCAAAGCTTTTGAATGAAACTCAAATCATGTTCAATGATCATAATTGTCTTATCTAGTGCTGCTAATTCATTGAGCATGGCCATCACATCTTGCTTCATCTTTGGAGCGACACCAGCGGTTGGTTCATCGAGTAGAATTAAATCTGAGCCAAGTGCAAGTGTGCGGGAGATTTCAAGTAAGCGCATCTGTCCACCCGATAAACTTGAAGCAAGTTCTTTAGCTTTAGTCTCCAGCTTAACTTTACTTAAAAGCTCTAGCGCGCGCTGGGTTAATGCCTTTTTATTGCCATTCCAAGAAAGCTTTGCTCCAGGGGAATTCTCTAGCGCAAGAATCATATTCTCGATGACTGTGAGTTCGCGGAAAATTCCAAAATTCTGAAAAATACGACCAATCCCTTTTCTTGCACGAACGTGTGGGGCAAGCTCGGTGATGTCTTCATTTTGATAATTGATTTTTCCTGAATCGGGGATAAAAAAACCACTAATGCAGTTAAAAAGAGTAGTCTTGCCGCAGCCGTTTGTGCCAATGATACCGACATGTTCGCCGGGCTTAATATCAAAGCTGATCCCGGTAAGAATTTTATTTCCTCCAAGACTGAGCTGGAGATTATCGACCTGCAAGATGGGAGTAGACATTTTAATGTTCTTTCTATGTGATTGTCGCAGTATAGTCTGTGGAAACGCGATAAACAATGCCCTTTAGTTCTATGTGTCAGAATATTTTAAAGCTCAGGCAGAAAATTAATGGAAATTACCGTGAGCTGGGCATTTTTTTGATTGGAATTTTGTGCTTCCTACCAAGTCTGCAATTTGACTTTGTCTACGATGACATTGTGCATATTTCCCAAAATTTACAAATTCGGAGTCTGGCAAATACTTGGGAAATCTTTACGACCGCAATTTTTCCAGGGAATTTATTTCGTCCGCTTGTGCAGTTTTCCCATGCCTTGACCTATGCTTTCAGCGGAATGAACCCGTTTTTCTTTCACCTGATCAATTTACTATTGCATGCAAGCATTGCCGTTTTAGTCTATCAGCTGTTTTGTTTATTCTTTCACGACAAACTGGCACTAGTTGCTGGAATACTTTTTGCTGTTTTGCCGATACATACTGAAGCCGTTGTCAATATTTCCGGTAGAGCAGAACTTTTCGTGACCTACTTTGGCTTGCTTGTATTGCTACGCTTGGCAGGCAACAAACCTGAAGATTTCAAAGCACAGCTAACGACTGCCAGTCTTTTTTGCTTTGCGCTGTTGTCCAAGGAAAGCGCAGTCGTGCTTTTAGCTTTGGCGTTATTGCTTGATTATTACCGTGGTTTATTTAGGCCAGGACTTTATTGTTTGGTTTTTGGCCTGCCATTATTAGTTTATTTTGCACTACGTTATTTTGCTCTTGGTGCGCTGGTTGAGACTGCCGATATCGGAATGTTAGAAAACCCCTTAATTCAGGAAAATCTCCTTGGTCGAATTAGTAATGGGTTTTATTTACTCTCCTGGTATCTAAGTTTGACCCTAGCACCAGTAAAATTTAGCGCTGATTATTCATATGCAACAATCTTACCGTTCAGATTCGGGATTGATTTGCCGCAGACTCTGGTTGCGCTGTCGATTGCCGCGATTTTTGCCGTGACAATTTATGCCGCAAAGTTAAAATACGAGATAGCTTTTTTTAGCGCCTGGTTTTTTCTGAGTTTTACCATCACCGCAAATATTTTGTTTCCAATTGGAACAATTTTTGCTGAGCGCTTAGCATACTTGCCAAGCATTGGAATTGTCGGCTTACTTGCTTATCTGATTACCCGGGTCTCGTCATCTCGAGTGCAAGTAATTTGCAGCACACTGCTTTGTGCGCTTTATGCAACAGTTGCTTTAGCGCAGGCGCAAGTTTGGCGTGATGAGTTAACGCTGCGCGCTCGGCAAGTAGAAATTACGCCCCAGAGCGCCAAGGCGCTCCATCATTATGGCGAGTTTTTGCGTCGTGAAAAAAAACTTACTGCAGCACGAGAATTAATGCTGCGCTCACTGCAAATTTATCCGCGAAATCCTGAAGCGCTTTGTTCGCTAGCGGCAATTTATTTTGAAGAAAAAAACTACCAGCAGGCGCTGATCGAGTTAGAAAAATCCAAAGCAATTGACCACATGCACGCACGTACATACGACCTAAAAGCGCGCAGTTATTTAATGCTGGGAGATAAACTGGAGGCATTAAAAAACGCTAAGCGTGCAGTTGAGCTTGCGCCAGGAGATTTCCCAGCTAATTTGGTTTTGGCCGGCTCATATCTTGCGCTCGGAGATCTTAACGCAGGAATTTCCATTGTTAAGCAACTGAAAATGCTTAACCCCGAAGACCCTGAGTTACAAAGTATTCTCGAGCAGCTTAATGCTAGGGGTATTATGATTAAGTAATTAATCTAATCATGTTGAATTTATTCTGTTAATTACGGTTAGCCCGCTCGAACGGACATTCTAGCAGCGTAGAAATTTTACATGGATTTTTTGGCATAATACTGTGCGGTGCCGCGTTGTACCCGTCATGTTGTGTGCGCGATATTGGACGCACCATATTGGAGGTGTTGCCATGAGTACTGTCAAGCCAAAGACTAATCATCATTACGCCATTCTTTATTTTTTTCTTATACAAATAATTTTTCAAATATTGATCTTACACAGAGCGCATGCTCAGGGAGCGCCGGAATATTTGTTGTATGGGTGCGTGAGTTTAAACGGAAACGTGGTTGTATGCGGGCACAGCTCTGCGGGAGGGGTAGGTGGGGAGTTAAATCCGAGTTGTGCGGGAGGTGGTAGTGATACGTGTAGTGCGCAAGGTGTGATTAATGGTTTGGGTGGGAATGTGGGGGTTAGTTATCAGAAGACAAATGGTGGGTCTGTGCAGCTTGGGGCGAATATATCAGGGGAATTATGGGTGCGAGGGACTCCGAGCGTTACAGTTACAAGTCAGGGTCAGGGGCAGCTTGATTTAAGCGGCACGGGGTATGATGGAAGCGCGCAGCTTACGTTTGGGAGTGTGCCGCTTAGTGGAGAGAGTGGGGAGGTTAATGAGGCTGCTGGTGGGCAGGTAGATTTCACGCATTTGCAGGGGGTGAGTGGTTCGGGGGCTAGGCATGTTGATGTTGAGTGTGGAGGTGGGGGAAGGCAGACGAGAACATTTAGTGAGTATCCGGGAGTTACGTATCTAAGAGTGTCGGAAGTAGGATTTAGTTTGGGTAATTTTACGCGCATGGATGCGCGACCCGGAGAAGTGCTTGCTGTGGGTAGTGGTAGTTTTAGTTATGGAGTTGAGCTTGGAGCCTCGGAGCCGGTGGTGAGTGTTGAGGGGCCGCTTGTGGGGGGTAATCTCAATCTAAATCCGCCGCGTGGAGCTCTAGTGGACTTTGAGGCTAGTGCGAGTGACCCGGACAATCAGGTGGGGAGTGGAATTTGTAGTTATGAGTGGGAAGTTAGGAAGCCAGATGGGGTGGTTTTAGCAGGCAGCGGAGAGCAGTTAAGTTTTGATGCGAATTTAAGTGGTGAATATCGAGTTGAAGTAGAAGTTACGGACAACGAGGGTGTGGTGAAGCGTGAGGAGCGGGTATTTTTTGTAGGGTCCAAGGCAAGAGAGCCGCAAGCAGGGACTGGACCGAATGATGAGGGAGAGGGCGGGAAGCCGCAGTATAGTAATCGTTGTGGAGGGGATGAGTATGTGAGTGTGGGTGTGAATCCTGTGTATGGAAATGGGTATGTGGCGATTATTGATCCGATTGCAACGCGTGGAATGTGGTTAAGAAACGATGTGTGGGTGAGTAGTCAGGGGCTTATCAAGTTTCCAGATCATGGAACGGTGTTTGGGAACGCGGCGTTTACGTATGGAATAAGTGTAGAGGCGCATGTGGTTCAAGGGGTGAATGGTCCTGAGGTGAGGCATTTTTTATTTGATGCAGATGGTTATGCGTTGGAGATGGGTGTGGATGGGCACAGTCCAGTAAGACCTCCTGGGATGTATTCGGAGTTAAGTTGGGATGAGGAGGAAGGGTATGAGCTTAATGGAGCTGGGCCGCCGGGAGAGATCTTTCGGGCTGGGGATTATCGGTATGAGTTTAATG
This genomic window contains:
- a CDS encoding tetratricopeptide repeat protein gives rise to the protein MCQNILKLRQKINGNYRELGIFLIGILCFLPSLQFDFVYDDIVHISQNLQIRSLANTWEIFTTAIFPGNLFRPLVQFSHALTYAFSGMNPFFFHLINLLLHASIAVLVYQLFCLFFHDKLALVAGILFAVLPIHTEAVVNISGRAELFVTYFGLLVLLRLAGNKPEDFKAQLTTASLFCFALLSKESAVVLLALALLLDYYRGLFRPGLYCLVFGLPLLVYFALRYFALGALVETADIGMLENPLIQENLLGRISNGFYLLSWYLSLTLAPVKFSADYSYATILPFRFGIDLPQTLVALSIAAIFAVTIYAAKLKYEIAFFSAWFFLSFTITANILFPIGTIFAERLAYLPSIGIVGLLAYLITRVSSSRVQVICSTLLCALYATVALAQAQVWRDELTLRARQVEITPQSAKALHHYGEFLRREKKLTAARELMLRSLQIYPRNPEALCSLAAIYFEEKNYQQALIELEKSKAIDHMHARTYDLKARSYLMLGDKLEALKNAKRAVELAPGDFPANLVLAGSYLALGDLNAGISIVKQLKMLNPEDPELQSILEQLNARGIMIK